In Marinobacter sp. LQ44, the following are encoded in one genomic region:
- a CDS encoding YciI family protein — protein sequence MYYAIISEDVPNSLALRMTARPAHVARLEALKAEGRLLVAGPHPAIDSPDPGEAGFSGSLVIAEFESLEQAQAWADADPYIEAGVYQSVTVKPYKVVLP from the coding sequence ATGTATTACGCCATTATCAGCGAAGATGTCCCCAACAGCCTGGCCCTGCGGATGACCGCCCGCCCGGCTCATGTTGCCAGGCTGGAAGCATTGAAAGCAGAGGGGCGTTTGCTGGTAGCCGGCCCCCACCCGGCCATCGACTCCCCGGACCCGGGCGAAGCCGGGTTCAGCGGCAGCCTGGTCATTGCCGAGTTCGAGTCGTTGGAACAGGCTCAGGCGTGGGCGGATGCCGACCCCTACATTGAAGCGGGGGTGTATCAATCCGTTACCGTCAAGCCCTATAAGGTTGTGCTGCCCTGA